A genome region from Gossypium hirsutum isolate 1008001.06 chromosome A04, Gossypium_hirsutum_v2.1, whole genome shotgun sequence includes the following:
- the LOC121228296 gene encoding nudix hydrolase 25 encodes MEGLPTGYRPNVGVCLINSDNQVFVASRLNVPGAWQMPQGGIEDGEEPRNAAIRELREETGVESAEIIAEVPTWLTYDFPTAVKAKVNRLWGGEWHGNAQKWFLMKLTKDESEINLATGEVEPEFAEWKWATPEEVVEQAVDYKRPTYEEVMKTFQPYFSDNGKATKCKSTKW; translated from the exons ATGGAGGGATTGCCCACTGGTTACCGTCCCAACGTTGGTGTTTGTCTTATAAACTCTGATAATCAG GTTTTTGTAGCTTCCAGATTGAATGTTCCCGGAGCTTGGCAGATGCCTCAG GGAGGTATTGAAGATGGTGAGGAGCCGAGAAATGCAGCTATAAGGGAATTACGAGAGGAAACTGGAGTTGAGTCTGCTGAAATTATCGCCGAG GTTCCGACATGGTTGACATATGATTTTCCAACTGCAGTAAAGGCCAAAGTGAATCGACTCTGGGGAGGCGAATGGCACGGAAATGCGCAGAAATG GTTTCTTATGAAATTAACAAAAGACGAGAGCGAAATCAACTTAGCAACCGGAGAGGTAGAACCGGAATTTGCCGAGTGGAAATGGGCAACTCCCGAAGAAGTAGTTGAGCAG GCAGTGGATTATAAAAGGCCAACATATGAAGAAGTTATGAAGACCTTTCAGCCATACTTTAGTGATAATGGCAAAGCCACCAAATGTAAATCAACAAAATGGTGA